A genomic stretch from Borrelia hispanica CRI includes:
- a CDS encoding peptidylprolyl isomerase, which yields MRKRISQTKSVTSGGDLNDKRVGMWGILALILIVFGFIIAPLMPGLFDTTDLSNLKFGFYKGQPIYYAKDNKFAQYVNFYSNFYSKLKRDNNYDIDYFIWRLAFMKYVEDIAFLDLAKSSNFYISKSVLSQNIMNSPVYLDSNGNFSPKRYNKVSDYQKFKIYSEAVENLLSSNIQVFLNSSFVFSDFLLSSVKEMSKIRKNIAYITLSYEDFPEDKIISYAEDNQKLFRSLDLVSISFKNLSDANDAYDKLSKSMPFEEVAKFYSEDVANFKGIASSKQYYFDLDLMLKEKEDLNAIFSLKINEFTNPIKSKSSGEYKIYKVLSDVYNFDQNSSHDISTVKNYIETYEPNVIETFLENKLNVILSEINSDVGEERSLQKYNLKVKEDVVNLAYNMNIYSSTLKELSIFSNSKDFYDLIFDLKEGQWSKPFLADHKVYSFALRSSFNDSYESDTLVQEDRIIDNFSQANSKLLLDNVLNKNNFKENFNEAFFSLKDFSLNAGN from the coding sequence ATGCGTAAGAGAATAAGTCAAACAAAAAGTGTTACATCTGGTGGTGATTTAAATGATAAAAGAGTTGGGATGTGGGGCATTTTAGCACTTATATTAATTGTATTTGGGTTTATTATTGCACCTTTAATGCCAGGATTATTTGATACTACTGATTTGTCTAATTTAAAGTTTGGCTTTTATAAGGGACAGCCGATTTATTATGCAAAAGATAATAAATTTGCACAATATGTTAATTTTTATTCAAATTTTTATTCTAAATTAAAAAGAGATAATAATTATGATATAGACTATTTTATTTGGCGTTTGGCTTTTATGAAGTATGTTGAAGATATTGCTTTTCTTGATTTGGCAAAAAGTAGTAACTTTTATATTTCAAAAAGTGTTTTGAGTCAAAATATAATGAACTCTCCTGTTTATTTAGATTCTAATGGTAATTTTAGTCCTAAAAGGTATAATAAAGTTTCTGATTATCAAAAGTTTAAAATTTATAGTGAAGCTGTGGAAAATTTGCTTTCTTCAAATATTCAGGTTTTTTTGAATAGTAGTTTTGTATTTTCAGATTTTCTTTTAAGTTCTGTTAAGGAGATGAGTAAGATTAGAAAAAATATTGCTTATATTACACTCTCTTATGAAGATTTTCCAGAAGATAAAATAATATCTTATGCTGAAGATAATCAAAAGTTGTTTAGAAGTTTAGATCTTGTTTCTATTAGTTTTAAAAATTTAAGTGATGCTAATGATGCTTATGACAAATTATCTAAGAGTATGCCTTTTGAAGAAGTTGCTAAGTTTTATTCTGAAGACGTTGCTAATTTTAAAGGTATTGCTTCTTCTAAGCAATATTATTTTGATTTAGATCTTATGCTGAAGGAAAAAGAAGATCTAAATGCAATTTTTTCTTTGAAGATAAATGAATTTACTAATCCTATTAAATCTAAGAGTTCAGGGGAATATAAGATATATAAAGTGTTAAGTGATGTTTATAATTTTGATCAAAATTCAAGTCATGATATTAGTACTGTTAAAAATTATATAGAAACTTATGAGCCCAATGTTATTGAGACTTTTCTTGAAAATAAACTCAATGTTATTTTATCTGAAATTAATTCTGATGTTGGAGAGGAACGATCTTTGCAGAAGTATAATTTGAAAGTTAAAGAAGATGTGGTTAATCTTGCATATAATATGAACATCTATTCTAGTACTTTAAAAGAGCTTTCAATTTTTAGTAATAGTAAAGATTTTTATGACTTAATTTTTGATTTGAAGGAAGGTCAATGGTCTAAACCCTTTTTAGCAGATCATAAAGTTTATTCATTTGCTTTACGTTCGTCTTTTAATGATTCTTATGAGTCTGATACTTTAGTTCAAGAAGATCGTATTATTGATAATTTTTCTCAAGCAAATAGTAAGTTGCTATTAGATAATGTCTTAAATAAAAATAATTTTAAAGAAAATTTTAATGAGGCATTTTTTTCTTTAAAAGATTTTAGTTTAAATGCCGGTAATTAG
- a CDS encoding pallilysin-related adhesin: MFFKQNFIFLFLVLFSCVKGNKDFIIFNKDFDKKMSISKLNYSDENVSEDSGENVFGSLIDLKGYKILSVHQENLNLDVYFEQVVLAQNFADLKTHLFIIGFDPKSHEAVVLFKTQINIDSKNSYNMYLEDITGDYDFDIVVQGFLDEYAVLYVFQRAVSNDVSSYRPIFFDKVNGNIIINKYSRSSAYDDKKSRESYSISLERYEKQGEDMIVSKIEKYVYSQVQGKYYPLSTSEKVRRVDNDVYQTLKNLPKDEVYKFLYGVWYDNDSHQRSEKLDSKNILLLSFNRHFNEISIFKNNSQEIAHIEYISRPAYNILNISTKSVFSDLIVYNFWIKIVDIDNIEIKVDTGTDAYDKYGFSGIFKRFNNSVLGNDDQNFLFIPNGNYVYKDVIYDFSYPSLTYIVKDNIYYGIFNVFNLNGNLVLEYEISMDENKISESFIVEYSERIVNNQKFSTIVLHPIKILKDEVSLLKRQKLKLERIEKLG; the protein is encoded by the coding sequence ATGTTTTTTAAACAAAATTTTATATTTCTTTTTTTAGTTTTGTTTTCTTGTGTTAAAGGAAATAAGGATTTTATTATTTTTAATAAAGATTTTGATAAGAAGATGAGTATTAGCAAATTAAATTATTCTGATGAAAATGTGAGTGAAGATTCTGGAGAGAATGTGTTTGGCTCTTTAATTGATCTTAAGGGTTATAAAATTTTGTCAGTTCATCAGGAGAATTTAAATTTAGATGTCTATTTTGAGCAAGTGGTTTTGGCTCAAAATTTTGCAGATCTTAAGACGCATTTATTTATTATTGGTTTTGATCCTAAAAGTCATGAAGCAGTTGTTTTGTTTAAGACACAAATAAATATTGATTCCAAAAATTCTTATAATATGTATCTTGAAGATATTACTGGTGATTATGATTTTGATATAGTTGTTCAGGGTTTTTTAGATGAATATGCTGTTTTATATGTTTTTCAAAGGGCAGTTTCTAATGATGTTTCGTCATATAGACCTATATTTTTTGATAAGGTTAATGGAAACATTATTATAAATAAGTATTCTAGATCTTCTGCTTATGATGATAAGAAATCAAGAGAAAGTTATTCAATTTCTTTAGAGAGATATGAAAAGCAGGGTGAGGATATGATAGTAAGTAAGATAGAAAAATATGTATATTCTCAAGTTCAAGGTAAATATTATCCTTTGTCTACTAGTGAAAAGGTTAGACGTGTAGATAATGATGTATATCAAACTTTAAAAAATTTGCCCAAAGATGAAGTTTATAAATTTTTATATGGTGTTTGGTATGATAATGATTCTCATCAACGTTCAGAAAAGTTAGATTCTAAGAATATTTTGCTCTTATCATTTAATAGGCATTTTAATGAAATTAGCATTTTTAAGAATAATTCTCAAGAAATCGCACATATTGAATATATTTCAAGACCTGCCTATAATATTCTTAATATCAGTACTAAATCTGTTTTTTCGGATTTAATAGTATATAATTTTTGGATTAAAATTGTTGATATTGATAATATTGAAATAAAAGTTGATACAGGAACAGATGCTTATGATAAGTATGGGTTCTCAGGTATTTTTAAACGGTTTAATAATTCTGTTTTAGGGAATGATGATCAAAATTTTTTGTTTATTCCAAATGGTAATTATGTTTATAAAGATGTTATTTATGATTTTTCTTATCCTAGTCTTACTTATATTGTTAAAGATAATATTTATTATGGGATTTTTAATGTTTTTAATTTAAATGGTAATTTAGTTCTTGAATATGAAATTAGCATGGATGAGAATAAGATAAGTGAGTCTTTTATTGTTGAGTATAGCGAGAGAATAGTTAATAATCAAAAATTTTCTACGATTGTTCTTCATCCTATTAAAATTTTAAAAGATGAGGTAAGTTTGCTGAAAAGGCAAAAATTAAAACTTGAGAGAATAGAGAAATTAGGATAA
- a CDS encoding lysophospholipid acyltransferase family protein: protein MKILRSIITYISFFFFVLFFTVLFLISLIFKIFGFENAFIKFIFVLIRFAIKICLCLSGIKVVITKDDDCCLNKGGGVVIIANHIASMDPIFLIYVFVRPFVIVAKRSLLSIPLVNFVLLSMGAIFVNRSSIRSSAITQQKATKIIKEGGAIGIFPEGTRNRGGKTKDFKRGSVNLALRTNSPIVPVTLLNTHKVFIKNLILNSGLSVYVHIHSLVDVSNLTDYEKEQLHVIVRDKIVKKLEKMKIQYNC from the coding sequence ATGAAAATATTAAGGAGTATTATTACTTATATTAGTTTTTTTTTCTTTGTATTATTTTTTACTGTTTTATTTTTGATATCTTTAATTTTTAAGATATTTGGCTTTGAAAATGCTTTTATAAAGTTTATTTTTGTATTGATTAGATTTGCTATTAAGATTTGTTTATGCTTGTCTGGAATTAAGGTTGTTATTACAAAAGATGATGATTGTTGTTTGAACAAAGGTGGTGGTGTGGTAATTATTGCAAATCATATTGCATCAATGGATCCTATTTTTTTAATTTATGTTTTTGTAAGGCCTTTTGTAATAGTTGCTAAGAGGTCACTTTTAAGTATTCCTTTAGTTAATTTTGTATTACTTTCTATGGGGGCTATTTTTGTCAATAGAAGCAGTATAAGATCTTCTGCTATTACTCAACAAAAGGCGACTAAAATTATTAAAGAGGGTGGAGCTATTGGAATTTTTCCTGAAGGAACCAGAAATAGAGGTGGAAAAACAAAAGATTTTAAAAGAGGTTCTGTTAATTTGGCTTTAAGAACAAATTCTCCAATTGTTCCTGTTACTTTACTTAATACACATAAAGTTTTTATTAAGAATTTAATATTAAATTCGGGATTATCAGTCTATGTGCATATCCATTCTTTAGTAGATGTTTCTAATTTGACAGATTATGAGAAGGAGCAGCTTCATGTTATTGTTAGAGATAAAATAGTTAAAAAATTAGAAAAAATGAAAATTCAATATAATTGTTGA
- a CDS encoding DNA topoisomerase IV subunit B gives MKINCYDESKIVTLSSLEHIRLRSGMYIGRLGDGSNIDDGIYILVKEIVDNSVDEFIMGYGKEIVIKKEDNVITVRDYGRGIPLGKVVESVSVINTGAKYNDDVFQFSVGLNGVGTKAVNALSSKFLIRSIREGNFFEAVFSKGNLINTTEGKSDEQNGTYIEFLADTEIFGKYKYNEDFLQRRFFHYACLNKGLKINYNDQIFRSDNGLLDFIRAEIKYEDLLYDFVYYSSKTLEFAFSHTNNYGETYFSFVNGQYTSDGGTHQTGFREGFARAINDFLKKTYSSTDVREGLVATLSIKIKDPIFESQTKNKLGNIETRGNIAKEVQRLILEILYKDKTLAKTIESKVIDNERLRKELSSVRKEAKERAKKISFKIPKLKDCKFHFNEKSVHSDSTMIFLTEGDSATGSMVSCRDVYTQAIFSLRGKPQNMFEKNRSEIYKNEELYNMMVALGIEESIENLRYNKIVIATDADFDGFHIRNLLLTFFLTYFEDLVLNGHMHILETPLFRVRNKSATIYCYSEEDKQKALLKLKNPEVTRFKGLGEISPNEFKGFIDVANIKLTKVDLVNIKEIKEQLGFYMGPNTPERRNFIMENLI, from the coding sequence ATGAAAATAAATTGTTATGATGAGAGTAAAATTGTTACCTTATCTTCTCTTGAACATATTAGATTACGATCTGGAATGTATATTGGAAGATTAGGAGATGGTTCTAATATTGATGATGGTATTTATATTTTAGTTAAAGAAATCGTTGATAATTCAGTTGATGAATTTATTATGGGTTATGGCAAAGAAATTGTTATAAAAAAAGAGGATAATGTCATTACTGTAAGAGATTATGGCCGTGGAATTCCTCTTGGAAAGGTTGTTGAGAGTGTCTCTGTTATTAATACTGGTGCTAAGTATAATGATGATGTTTTTCAATTTTCTGTAGGGCTTAATGGAGTTGGAACTAAAGCTGTTAATGCTTTAAGCTCAAAATTTTTAATAAGGTCAATACGAGAAGGTAATTTCTTTGAAGCGGTGTTTTCAAAAGGAAATTTAATTAATACTACAGAAGGTAAATCCGATGAACAAAATGGTACTTATATTGAGTTTTTAGCCGATACAGAGATTTTCGGTAAATATAAATATAATGAGGATTTTTTACAAAGAAGATTTTTTCATTATGCTTGTTTAAATAAAGGTTTAAAAATTAATTATAATGATCAAATTTTTCGGTCTGATAATGGACTTCTTGATTTTATAAGAGCCGAGATTAAGTATGAGGATTTACTTTATGATTTTGTTTATTATTCTAGTAAAACTTTAGAGTTTGCATTTTCTCATACAAATAATTATGGTGAGACATATTTTTCATTTGTAAATGGGCAGTATACTAGTGATGGAGGTACACATCAAACAGGTTTTAGAGAAGGTTTTGCAAGAGCCATTAATGATTTTTTAAAAAAAACATATTCATCTACTGATGTTAGAGAAGGACTTGTGGCAACTCTTTCAATTAAAATAAAGGATCCAATATTTGAAAGTCAGACTAAAAATAAGCTTGGTAATATTGAGACTAGAGGTAATATTGCTAAGGAAGTACAAAGGCTAATTTTAGAGATTTTATATAAAGATAAAACACTTGCAAAAACAATAGAGAGTAAAGTTATTGATAATGAACGTCTTAGAAAGGAATTAAGCAGTGTACGTAAAGAGGCAAAAGAGAGAGCAAAAAAAATATCTTTTAAAATTCCTAAGCTTAAAGATTGTAAATTTCATTTTAATGAAAAAAGTGTACATTCTGATTCAACCATGATTTTTTTAACAGAAGGAGATTCTGCAACAGGATCAATGGTGTCTTGTAGAGATGTATATACACAAGCTATATTTTCTCTTCGTGGTAAACCCCAAAATATGTTTGAAAAAAATAGATCCGAAATTTATAAAAATGAAGAGCTTTATAATATGATGGTAGCCCTTGGTATTGAAGAATCAATTGAAAATTTAAGATATAATAAAATAGTAATTGCTACAGATGCAGATTTTGATGGATTTCATATTAGGAATTTGCTTTTAACATTTTTCTTGACTTATTTTGAAGATTTGGTTTTAAATGGGCATATGCATATTTTAGAGACACCACTTTTTAGAGTAAGAAATAAGAGCGCTACTATTTATTGTTATTCTGAGGAAGATAAACAGAAAGCTCTTCTTAAACTTAAAAATCCTGAGGTTACAAGATTTAAAGGACTTGGGGAAATCTCACCAAATGAATTTAAGGGGTTTATTGATGTTGCTAATATTAAACTTACAAAGGTAGATCTTGTCAATATTAAAGAAATAAAAGAGCAATTGGGATTTTATATGGGGCCAAATACTCCTGAGAGACGAAACTTTATTATGGAGAATTTAATTTAA